CTCAGGGGACGTTGCGTCGAGTACCCTCCAACCCAAATGTGAACATATCAACCACGTCCCCCGACCATTCCGACTCAGAGCATAAAAATGACGAAATCAAGAGGCATGGCTGCGAGAGAGGAGAAAACTATGTTCGAGAAACAGAGTCATGAGGGGTACCGATTTCCCTTGGACGGAGTCGCACAGAAGACGTTGGTACACGGTGAGAAGTCGTTGATGGTGGAGTTTGTACTACAAAAGAATACGGTGTTGCCGCTCCATTCGCATCCGCACGAACAGACGGGGTATCTTGTAAAGGGAAAGATCCGGCTGACGATCGACTCCGACTGCCACACCGTCATGCCGGGGGATAGCTGGTGCATTCCGGGAAGCGTTGTTCATTCTGCAGAGGCTATCGAGGATTCAGTGGC
The DNA window shown above is from Geomonas sp. RF6 and carries:
- a CDS encoding cupin domain-containing protein, which codes for MFEKQSHEGYRFPLDGVAQKTLVHGEKSLMVEFVLQKNTVLPLHSHPHEQTGYLVKGKIRLTIDSDCHTVMPGDSWCIPGSVVHSAEAIEDSVAIEVFSPVREDYLPKGA